A stretch of Candidatus Polarisedimenticolia bacterium DNA encodes these proteins:
- a CDS encoding FAD-dependent monooxygenase: MSDLPLHEIETLVIGAGPAGALAATLLARAGREVLLADQRFPGTGKVCGEYVGSEGTSVLQRHDLLAELVSEGAAPIASTRIHPAGGEWLASPLTLAPAGAGGLGVSRRLLDGVLRETARREGAAVLDGARLIKLTRQDGRWLAEFRVAGESRRLVARRILGADGRNSRVASLAGLEGRFTPGGVGLQLHFRATTPPTGRVDLFLFPGGYAGLAPIEGDRCCLGALVETGARSLDPFGLLRRRLREGDFPGPVPPASGAALDRASTFPVRLGHRQAISEGLLLAGDAACVTDPFIGQGIALALLGGEAAAEAMILSSHAPARGLRCYREFLRREVFPRAVVAAALRRLMSHPDLMRRFLRSLARRPAATARMVALTRNGGGWWLRALPRAAGYLLFRSGPSTAVRS, translated from the coding sequence ATGAGCGATCTGCCTCTCCACGAGATCGAGACGCTGGTGATCGGGGCGGGCCCCGCCGGAGCGCTGGCCGCGACGCTCCTGGCGCGCGCCGGGCGCGAAGTGCTCCTTGCCGATCAGCGCTTCCCGGGAACCGGCAAGGTGTGCGGCGAATATGTCGGCAGCGAGGGGACCTCGGTGCTGCAGCGCCACGATCTGCTGGCGGAGCTGGTCTCCGAGGGAGCGGCCCCGATCGCCTCGACGCGCATCCATCCGGCGGGAGGCGAATGGCTTGCCTCGCCTCTAACACTCGCCCCCGCGGGCGCCGGCGGATTGGGCGTCAGCCGCCGCCTGCTGGATGGAGTCCTGCGCGAGACGGCGCGGCGCGAAGGCGCCGCGGTTCTCGACGGGGCGCGTCTTATCAAGCTGACGCGTCAGGACGGGAGATGGCTCGCCGAGTTCCGCGTCGCCGGAGAATCGCGCCGTCTGGTCGCCCGGAGGATCCTCGGAGCGGATGGCAGGAACTCGCGCGTCGCCTCGCTGGCGGGTCTCGAGGGACGCTTTACCCCCGGCGGCGTCGGGCTGCAGCTGCATTTCCGCGCCACCACCCCGCCAACCGGGCGGGTCGACCTGTTTCTGTTTCCAGGAGGCTATGCGGGGCTCGCTCCGATCGAAGGGGACCGCTGCTGCCTCGGAGCTCTCGTGGAGACTGGCGCCCGCTCCCTCGACCCCTTCGGGCTCCTGCGCCGGCGCCTGCGGGAGGGCGACTTTCCCGGCCCCGTCCCTCCAGCCTCCGGTGCCGCGCTGGATCGCGCTTCGACCTTTCCGGTGCGCCTCGGCCATCGTCAGGCCATCAGCGAGGGGCTGCTCCTCGCCGGAGACGCGGCCTGCGTTACCGACCCGTTCATCGGCCAGGGGATCGCCCTGGCCCTGCTGGGTGGCGAAGCAGCCGCCGAGGCGATGATCCTCTCCTCCCACGCGCCGGCGCGGGGCCTGCGCTGCTACCGGGAGTTCCTCCGGCGGGAGGTCTTCCCGCGCGCCGTCGTGGCGGCCGCGCTGCGGCGCCTGATGTCTCATCCCGATCTGATGCGCCGCTTCCTGCGCTCCCTGGCGCGCCGCCCCGCCGCGACGGCTCGGATGGTGGCGCTGACGCGCAACGGCGGCGGATGGTGGCTGCGGGCGCTTCCCAGGGCGGCAGGCTATCTCCTGTTTCGCTCGGGGCCTTCGACGGCCGTTCGTTCCTGA
- a CDS encoding methyltransferase domain-containing protein, with translation MFTPPAREERREEILDLPQIDPGELRASLEDLSRIHRLLGGASEAEWAARIAGWPRSRPFRMLDVGAGGCIFLRSIALQCRRHHLKAILVGVDRSRPVLDIARTVLGSYPEITLVQSDALALPFPARSFDFVVCSLLLHHLPGKSWESFLRQMGDLAAELAVVGDLRRGHVAYWLTWAFTRLLTRGRMTRNDGPLSVLRALTLPEARALAGRAGWDPHLVRRSFPLRYLMRHPGGR, from the coding sequence ATGTTCACGCCTCCCGCGCGCGAGGAACGGCGCGAGGAGATCCTGGACCTCCCGCAAATCGATCCGGGCGAGCTGCGCGCCAGCCTCGAAGACCTGTCGCGCATCCACCGCCTTCTGGGCGGGGCGAGCGAGGCGGAATGGGCCGCGCGCATCGCCGGCTGGCCGCGCTCGCGTCCGTTCCGGATGCTGGACGTCGGTGCCGGAGGCTGCATCTTCCTGCGGTCGATCGCCCTCCAGTGCCGGCGTCATCATCTGAAAGCGATCCTCGTGGGCGTCGACCGGAGCCGCCCGGTCCTCGACATCGCGCGGACGGTCCTCGGCTCCTACCCCGAGATCACTCTGGTGCAATCCGACGCCCTGGCGCTTCCCTTCCCCGCGCGCTCCTTCGACTTCGTCGTCTGCTCGCTGCTGCTGCATCATCTCCCGGGGAAAAGCTGGGAGAGCTTCCTCAGACAGATGGGGGACCTGGCGGCCGAGCTGGCGGTGGTGGGAGATCTGAGGCGGGGTCATGTCGCCTACTGGCTCACCTGGGCCTTCACCCGCCTGCTGACCCGTGGGCGCATGACGCGCAACGACGGCCCGCTCTCGGTGCTGCGCGCGCTGACCCTACCCGAGGCCCGGGCGCTCGCCGGGCGCGCCGGCTGGGACCCGCACCTGGTGCGGCGCAGCTTTCCCTTGCGCTACCTGATGCGCCACCCGGGTGGGCGATGA